From the Rhizomicrobium palustre genome, the window GGCTGCGGGAGCAAAGCCCATTCCTCACGGAGATTCCGCCATGTCCTTCTTCAAGACCAAAGACGGTACCGAAATTTTCTATAAGGATTGGGGCAGCGGCCAGCCGGTCGTGTTCCATCATGGCTGGCCCTTGTCCTCCGACGATTGGGACGCGCAGATGCTGTATTTCCTGCAGCACGGCTATCGCATCATCGCCCATGACCGCCGTGGCCATGGCCGCTCCACCCAGACCGACACCGGCAACGACATGGCGACCTATGCCAAGGATGTGGCCGAGCTTGCCGAACATCTCGATCTGAAGAATGCCATCCATATCGGCCACTCCACCGGTGGCGGTGAAGTCGCCGCCTATGCCGCGCGTTATGGCAAAGGCCGCGTCGCCAAGGTGGTGCTGATCGGTGCGGTGCCGCCCATCATGCTGAAGACCCCGGCCAATCCCGGCGGCCTGCCGATGGAAGTGTTTGACGGCTTCCGCAAAGAGCTTCTGGCCAATCGCGCGGAGTTCTTCTGGCAGGTGCCGCTGCCGTTTTATGGCTTCAACCGCCCCGGCGTCGCCACCCTGGAAGGCGTGCGCCTGAACTGGTGGCGTCAGGGCATGATGGGCGGCACTAAGGCCCATTACGATTGCATCAAGGCCTTCTCCGAAACCGATTTCACCGACGATTTGAAGGCGATCGATATTCCGGCGCTGGTGCTGCATGGCGAAGACGATCAGATCGTGCCCATCGCCGATTCCGCCCTGCTCTCGGTCAAGCTGCTCAAGAAGGGCGAGCTCAAGACCTACAAGGGCTACCCCCATGGCATGTGCACCGTGCACGCCGATGTCATCAATCCCGATCTTCTGGCCTTTGTGAAAGCGTGAGAACCATGACTCAAGAAACCTACATCTTCGCTTCGCATCTCGATCTCGCCCAGCATATCCGCAAGGAATCCGCGGGCCTGTTGCAGGCGCGCCTCTCCGACAGCCTGGACCTCGAAGCCCAGCTGAAACAGGCGCATTGGAACGTGAAGGGGCGCGATTTCTTCCAGCTGCATGAGCTTTTCGACAAGCTGCATGGCGAAATCGAAGACCTTACCGATACCCTGGCCGAGCGCATCACCACCATTGGCGGCATTGCCGATGGCCGGGTGCAGACCACCTCTGCCAAAACCACGCTCTATGAATACCCGCTGCAGGCCAAAGGCGGCGCGGCGCATTTGAAGGCCGTCGCGGCGGCGCTGGCCGAATTCGGCAAGCATCTGCGCGCCGACATCGACAAGGCGGCCGCCATCGGCGATGCCGATACCGCGGACGTTTTCACCGAGGTCTCGCGCGCGGTGGACAAGCAGCTCTGGTTCGTGGAAGCGCATCTGGTCGAGGAATAATCACCCCGCCAGCATCTCCAGAAGTGTTTTTGCGTCCCGCATGTCACCGGTCCCCCACCCTTCGGTGAAAAGCCGGACGCGCTCTTCCAGGGCCGTCGCAGCCTCTTTGCGGCGGCCTTGGGCGAGCAGCAGCCGCGAAAGAGTAATCGCGGCTTTCAACTCCCAAGCCAGGGCGCCTTGTTTTCGCGCTAAAGCCATCGCCTCTTCCAGCAAGGCTTCGGCTGCAAGCGAATTGCCGAGTCCGGTCAAGACATCCGCCTTCATCCGCATCACTTCCGGCACGCACCACAGCTCGCCATTACCTTGAAGATCGGCACGCATGCCATCGAGCAGGCGTATCGCCTTGTCGCTCGCCCCCGCCCGGCCCATCGCCCAGCCATAAGACCACAACAACACCTTGTAGCGGGGATGCGCATTATTGGGCGGCAGATTCCCCATCGCCTGCTCATAGGCGGCGAAGCCTTCCGGTGTGAAATTCTTGTGCAAGCCCAGCAGCGCTTCAAAGGCCAGCGCCCAGCGCCGCCACACCTCCAGCCCGTGACTGTCTGTCTGCTCCAAGAGCAGCGCGGTATAGCGCAACGCCGCATCGAGATTGCCAGTGAACAATCCCAAGGGACAAGCGTAATGGGCGAGCAGATTACACAGCGTGAAGGCATGCGGCTCGGCCAATGCGCTTTCCATGGCCTTGCGGATCAATTCCCAAGAGCGATCCGCTTGTCCACATAACCACTGCACCGAGGCGAGCGCCCCCTGGCTCAACAGTTTCTGATCCAAAAGGAAGCGTACATTGGCGCCGGGCACTGCAGGCTTGTCGTAATAGGTCAGCGAGCGTTCCAGATGCGCCAAGGCTTTGGTCTGGTCGCCCAATACATGCAGCACCGTGCCCACCATGCGGTCGGCGACGCATTCATCGGCATCCGAGCCGGTCTGGACACGGAAGCGTTCCGCCGTCACCAGCGCCTCTTGATAATTGGCGGTATAGCACTGCGTCGCCCATAGCCCGACCAGGCTGCGCACTTGGTTTTCGCGATCGCCGAGTTGCTCGGCAATGCCATAGGCCTCACGCCACCAGGATTCGACCTCGCGCCCCACCCCCAGCGTGGCCGGAACCGTCTGCCCCAAGGCTTGCAGCAGGATCATCCGCGGGCGCGCGTTGCGCGCATCCCCCGCAGGCACGCGCTGCAAGGCAAGTTCGACGTAACGGCGGCAATCTTCCAACAGCGACAGCCGGTGCCACAGCGCCAGAACCTTCAGCGTCATCGCGACACCGAGCTCCGCCGCCGTCGCCTCCGTCAGCGCCCATTGCAGCGCAGCGTGGATATTGTCGAGCACATGCCCATGCGCCCGCGTCCACTGCACCGGCGTCAGCCCATCACGCTGAGCCAGAATGCTATCCAATAAACTGGCATAATACTCGGCATGGCGCCGCGCGATGGTGGGATAGACCTCCGCCGCCTCCAGCTTTTCGCGGGCATAGGCGCGCGTCGTCTCCAACAGCCGATAAGTGACGCGTTCCTCGCCCATACTGATCGCGACCAGGGATTTGTCGATCAAACAGGCAAGGTCATCGAGTACATTGGCGCTGCGTCCGCACAGCGCTACCGCACGCACATCCGCGGCCTCAAATGGTCCGGCAAAGATCGCTAGTTCCAACAGCAGCGCCTGCTCTTGCGGCGGAAGATTTTCGAAACTCCAATCAAGGGTTTCCAGCAAGGTGCGATGACGCGGCAGGGCGCGGCGCTTATCGCGCATGACCAGCGCGAATTTTTCTTCCAGCAGTGCCGCGAGCCCACGCACGCCAAACACTTCCACCTGCCCCGCCGCCAGTTCGATGGCGAGCGGAATGCCATCCAGGCGGCGGCAAATCTCAGCAATCAGCGGCAGATCGCTGCTTTCGACCTGCGCACGCTCATTGGCGCGTTCGATGAAAAGCTCCACCGCAGCGTAAACAGAGAGATCCGCGTCCTTGGCGCCTTCTAGCGGCGGCATCGCCAAAGGCTGAAGCCGGAACACCCGCTCTCCCTCAATGCGTAATGGCTCGCGGCTGGTGACCAGAAGCCCGGTTTGTGGCGCACCGTTAAACAGTGCCAGCGCCAGCTCGCCCGCCGCGTCGCGCAGATGCTCGCAATTATCAAGGATGAGCAGCATGCGCTTGGGCCTCAGCACCGCGATGATCGCGGCAATCGTTTTTTCGCCGGCCCCACTCACGCCCAGGGCGGAAAGCACGGCCCCTGGCACAGCCTCGACATCCGTCAGCGCCGCAAAATCGATAAACCGCACCCCATCGGGATAGGTTTGGAGCGCCGCGTCGGCCACCGCGAGTGCCACCGAAGTCTTGCCGATACCGCCTGAGCCCGTCACCGTGACCCAGCGGCGTTGTGCTAGCTCGCGTGTGAGGGCGGCCACGGTTTCGCCGCGCCCCACCAACCTGGTGCCGAGCCGCGGATAATCGCGCTGGCTCGGCAATTCGACGGCTTGCGCCGCACTCTCTGCAGGCATTTCCGTTACGGATACCCGCGGCATGAAGCGATAACCGCGCCCTGGCACATTGGCGATGTAATGGGACACCGGCCCCGTGCCGCCGAGCAGACGGCGCAAGGCTGTAATGTGCACACGCAGATTCGCTTCCTCAACAAAAATGCCCGGCCAGACCTTGGCCATCAGGTCATTTTTGGAAACGACGTCTCCGGATCGTTCCACCAGCACCGCCAGAATGGCCAGCGCGCGCGATCCCACAGCGACCGGTACATCGCCTTCATAAAGGCGATCCTGCGACGGGATGAGGCGAAAATTCTCAAACCTATAAACGCGGATAGATCCGGCTGCAGCGTGCTGCAATTCCCCTGTCCTCAAATCCAGCAAAAGCAATTTACAACTATTAACACGCGTTACTCTGTCCCGTCAGGCAACATGTGCGTGTTCTTCGATACGGGCAAATATGGGCGCGCTTACGGCTGAACTCTGTAATTCTGCATTAGAAGAAGGCACGCGCACGTCTGCCGTTACGGCAATCAGCTATCCTGAGCAGCATTGGGATGGCCTTACCGTTCAAGTGGATTTACTCCAGGGACCTGGGCGCCACCTCGCGCAAAAATGCGCCGAATGCCCGTGGCTCGCGGTTTGTCTGGAGACTCGCGGCGGCCAAGTCGAAATGCAGAGCCAACCGCATGGCGCCAAAGCAAGGCCTCGGCGTGGCAATGCCGAGCTTTACCTTGTTCCGGCAGGAAAGCCGGTATGGGAGAGTGCGGACCATATCGCTTTTGCCCGCCGCATCTTCATCTTTTTCGATGCCGCCAAATTGCAGCGAGCCGGGCACAACATGGCCGCGTTACAAGAGATATCGCAGCTCGCGACGTTTTCCGATCCGGTCGTCCGCCAGCTTGCCGCCATGCTGGCCGACGAAACCCAGCAAGGCGGACCTAACGGGCGAATGTACGGCGAAAGCCTCGCGCATGCCCTGACCGCGGCATTGCTTGCCATCACCGAGCGGGCGCAGAAGCCGGCCAAAGGCGGCCTTGCCCCGCGCGCCTTGCAACGTGTGATCGCCTATCTGGAAGAGCATTGGCGCGAACAGCTTTTCCTCGCCGATCTCGCGCGCCTCGCCGGAATTTCGCAATCCCATTTCGGCCGTGCGTTCAAGACCTCTACCGGCGTGG encodes:
- the dps gene encoding DNA starvation/stationary phase protection protein Dps; amino-acid sequence: MTQETYIFASHLDLAQHIRKESAGLLQARLSDSLDLEAQLKQAHWNVKGRDFFQLHELFDKLHGEIEDLTDTLAERITTIGGIADGRVQTTSAKTTLYEYPLQAKGGAAHLKAVAAALAEFGKHLRADIDKAAAIGDADTADVFTEVSRAVDKQLWFVEAHLVEE
- a CDS encoding alpha/beta fold hydrolase; the protein is MSFFKTKDGTEIFYKDWGSGQPVVFHHGWPLSSDDWDAQMLYFLQHGYRIIAHDRRGHGRSTQTDTGNDMATYAKDVAELAEHLDLKNAIHIGHSTGGGEVAAYAARYGKGRVAKVVLIGAVPPIMLKTPANPGGLPMEVFDGFRKELLANRAEFFWQVPLPFYGFNRPGVATLEGVRLNWWRQGMMGGTKAHYDCIKAFSETDFTDDLKAIDIPALVLHGEDDQIVPIADSALLSVKLLKKGELKTYKGYPHGMCTVHADVINPDLLAFVKA
- a CDS encoding ATP-binding protein, with amino-acid sequence MQHAAAGSIRVYRFENFRLIPSQDRLYEGDVPVAVGSRALAILAVLVERSGDVVSKNDLMAKVWPGIFVEEANLRVHITALRRLLGGTGPVSHYIANVPGRGYRFMPRVSVTEMPAESAAQAVELPSQRDYPRLGTRLVGRGETVAALTRELAQRRWVTVTGSGGIGKTSVALAVADAALQTYPDGVRFIDFAALTDVEAVPGAVLSALGVSGAGEKTIAAIIAVLRPKRMLLILDNCEHLRDAAGELALALFNGAPQTGLLVTSREPLRIEGERVFRLQPLAMPPLEGAKDADLSVYAAVELFIERANERAQVESSDLPLIAEICRRLDGIPLAIELAAGQVEVFGVRGLAALLEEKFALVMRDKRRALPRHRTLLETLDWSFENLPPQEQALLLELAIFAGPFEAADVRAVALCGRSANVLDDLACLIDKSLVAISMGEERVTYRLLETTRAYAREKLEAAEVYPTIARRHAEYYASLLDSILAQRDGLTPVQWTRAHGHVLDNIHAALQWALTEATAAELGVAMTLKVLALWHRLSLLEDCRRYVELALQRVPAGDARNARPRMILLQALGQTVPATLGVGREVESWWREAYGIAEQLGDRENQVRSLVGLWATQCYTANYQEALVTAERFRVQTGSDADECVADRMVGTVLHVLGDQTKALAHLERSLTYYDKPAVPGANVRFLLDQKLLSQGALASVQWLCGQADRSWELIRKAMESALAEPHAFTLCNLLAHYACPLGLFTGNLDAALRYTALLLEQTDSHGLEVWRRWALAFEALLGLHKNFTPEGFAAYEQAMGNLPPNNAHPRYKVLLWSYGWAMGRAGASDKAIRLLDGMRADLQGNGELWCVPEVMRMKADVLTGLGNSLAAEALLEEAMALARKQGALAWELKAAITLSRLLLAQGRRKEAATALEERVRLFTEGWGTGDMRDAKTLLEMLAG
- a CDS encoding helix-turn-helix domain-containing protein encodes the protein MQSQPHGAKARPRRGNAELYLVPAGKPVWESADHIAFARRIFIFFDAAKLQRAGHNMAALQEISQLATFSDPVVRQLAAMLADETQQGGPNGRMYGESLAHALTAALLAITERAQKPAKGGLAPRALQRVIAYLEEHWREQLFLADLARLAGISQSHFGRAFKTSTGVAPSRWHMNIRIRRAQEMLLADTQSLADIALYAGFSDQSHFTRAFRQVAGLTPGAWRKAQQA